CCTCGGGGGCCGGGTCACAAAAAATGATGTTTTCCCTTTTGCGCCGGGTGGAGCAGGGGGCCTGCCTTGACCAGGGGATGATGTGCTGGGCGCAGGGCAAGGAACTGGTCCCGCTGATGCGGGCTTCGGAGCTGGCGGTGCCCGGACAGCACAATGTCCAAAATGCCCTGGCGGCCGCCGCCACGGCCATGATCCTGAAAATCTCACCGGCCACCATCAAACAGGCGCTGAAAACATTCAAAGGCGTACCCCACCGGCTGGAGGAAGCGGGGATGGTGAACGGCGTCCGCTACATCAACAATTCCATGTGCACCAATGCCGCGGCCGGGGTCAGCTCGCTGCGGGCCTTCGGGGAACAGATGGTGGTCATTGCCGGGGGCAAGGAGAAGAACGTCGACCTTTCCGATTTTCTGAAGGAGATCGCCCAAAAGGCAGGGGCGGCGGTGTTGATAGGAGAATGCCGGGACCGGATGGAACGGGAACTTTCAGGATTGGGAATGAAGAACCTTCACAAGGCCGGAAGCATGAAAGAGGCGGTTTTGCAGGCCTCGGTTCTGGCCCGGCCCGGCCAGCTGGTGATGCTGGTGCCGGGGGCCGCCAGTTTTGACATGTTCAAGGATTTTGAGGACCGGGGCAACCAGTTCAAACAGGCAGTGGCCGGATTGAAGAAGAATGAACTACCGTAAGGGCGAAATAGACCATCTGCTGCTGGTGGCAGTGCTGCTTCTGGCCGGATACGGCTTTGTGATGAGCTACAGCGTCAGCGATTACCTGATATCCGGCAATTCCGCCCTGTTCCGGTCCCGCGATTTCAAGCAGCCGGCCGCGCTGGCCCAAAAGATCTCCCAGGGACGGGATGGGGTTCCCGCCCTGGTAAAAAGCCGGCTCCCGGCTTCGGCCCTTTACCAGCTGGGGCATTACGGCAGTTTGAAAAAGGTCGACGCCGACAGTTTAAAGAAGATATTGTCCGAAGCGCTTAACCCGCTGCTGCTGGGGGGGGCCATTTACGACGACCAGACCTTCAAGGATGTGAAAATATCAAAGGCCGCCGCCGGGATGCTGGCCCAGACCCCGGAAGGCGAGGAGCTGGTAAAGCTGAACAGAATGCTGCTGCAGTCGGCATTTCCCCGGGAGATCCGGGGCCGGTCGTTCTATTACCGGCTGGGGATATTAAAGGGAACCCTCTGGCGTTTTCTGGCGGCGGCCCTGGCCTTCATCGCCGCCTTCAAGATCAACTACCGCAAAGTGCGGCACCTGATCGGGCCGGTGTTCATAGGTCTGCTGGTGGTCCTGTACATCACCCC
This portion of the bacterium genome encodes:
- a CDS encoding UDP-N-acetylmuramoyl-L-alanine--D-glutamate ligase, which gives rise to SGAGSQKMMFSLLRRVEQGACLDQGMMCWAQGKELVPLMRASELAVPGQHNVQNALAAAATAMILKISPATIKQALKTFKGVPHRLEEAGMVNGVRYINNSMCTNAAAGVSSLRAFGEQMVVIAGGKEKNVDLSDFLKEIAQKAGAAVLIGECRDRMERELSGLGMKNLHKAGSMKEAVLQASVLARPGQLVMLVPGAASFDMFKDFEDRGNQFKQAVAGLKKNELP